One segment of Setaria viridis chromosome 4, Setaria_viridis_v4.0, whole genome shotgun sequence DNA contains the following:
- the LOC117851697 gene encoding uncharacterized protein isoform X1: protein MWVFYMISLPLTVGMVAATLRYFAGPAVPARVLAVVGYAWLCSLSFVVLVPTDIWMAISGNQKSDVGFFWSWSYWSTFILAWSIVPTLQGYEDSGDFTFKERLKTSIQKNMTYYATVGSTGLFGLILIIVMRHDWVRGILGFAMACSNTFGLVTGAFLLGFGLSEIPRNIWRNADWTLRLQFLSHKVAKMAKELDHAQQEYCSAIFVVQATSNQMSKRDPLRPCMDIIDNMLARMLQDDAAFKPSGGKLGENDMDYDTDNKTMATLRRQLRRAHEEYYRRKSDYMNCVMEALELEDTIRNYEQRDASGWKYLSSFRENRSGTLGSFLDSTEFFWRCLLRKQLVRVLSVILGCTSASILLAEATLLPSNVDLSLFSNLINAVGKHEVLVQVAAFVPLMYMCICTYYSLFRIGMMLFYSLTPGQTSSVSLLMICSMVARYAPPISYNFLNLIHLGGNAKTTFEKRMGNIDDVVPFFGRTFNKIYPLIMVVYTLLVAGNFFEHLMEFFGSLKRFKCWTDQEDMDGLDPSGMFILQKERNSMEQGRKVSEHATPLARNFSSIGKDVESGNEPLGEAEATAEMKSERTTQTKRSGKVAHKYSSVREDQFSSPKSVEQLHKEHSSASISINLEDGSSEEPASASIAPDSPAGTASRWASIRTSFQNFRASLGSRKFLRLSPSSSLGTNASATESLDEIFRKLKRSSSNADADHLDDDGLP, encoded by the exons ATGTGGGTGTTCTACATGATATCGCTGCCGCTGACGGTGgggatggtggcggcgacgcTGCGCTACTTCGCGGGGCCCGCCGTGCCGGCCcgcgtcctcgccgtcgtcggatACGCCTGGCTCTGCTCCCTCTCCTTCGTCGTCCTCGTTCCCACGGACATCTGGATG GCAATTTCAGGGAATCAGAAGAGTGACGTCGGATTCTTTTGGAGCTGGTCATATTGGAGCACATTTATCCTAGCATG GTCTATTGTTCCCACTCTTCAGGGCTATGAAGATTCTGGAGATTTCACATTCAAAGAAAGGCTGAAAACTAGCATCCAAAAGAATATGACATATTATGCAACCGTGGGATCCACTGGCCTTTTCGGACTCATTTTGATCATTGTCATGCGTCATGATTG GGTTCGCGGTATCTTGGGCTTTGCCATGGCATGCTCAAATACCTTTGGCTTAGTGACTGGTGCCTTCCTGCTGGGTTTTGGCTTGAGTGAAATTCCAAGGAATATATGGAGAAATGCTGATTGGACTCTACGCCTACAGTTTTTATCTCACAAAGTTGCGAAGATGGCTAAAGAGCTTGATCATGCTCAACAAGAATATTGCAGTGCAATATTT GTTGTTCAAGCCACCTCGAACCAAATGTCCAAGCGCGATCCATTAAGACCTTGCATGGATATCATTGATAATATGCTGGCTCGAATG CTACAAGATGATGCAGCATTCAAGCCTTCTGGTGGGAAATTAGGGGAAAATGATATGGACTATGATACTGATAACAAAACAATGGCTACACTCCGGCGTCAACTTAGGAGAGCTCATGAGGAGTATTATAGGCGTAAAAG TgattatatgaattgtgtaaTGGAAGCCCTTGAGCTAGAAGACACTATTAGAAACTATGAGCAACGTGATGCCAGTGGATG GAAATATCTATCAAGTTTCAGGGAAAATCGATCAGGAACACTGGGGTCGTTCCTTGACTCCACAG AGTTTTTTTGGCGCTGTTTACTGAGAAAGCAACTTGTGAGAGTACTTTCTGTTATCCTTGGCTGCACCTCGGCTTCCATACTGTTGGCTGAGGCAACATTGCTGCCAAGTAATGTTGATCTGTCACTTTTCTCCAATCTTATAAATGCTGTAGGAAAGCACGAAGTTCTAGTCCAG GTTGCTGCATTTGTTCCCTTGATGTACATGTGCATTTGCACATACTATTCTCTGTTTAGGATTGGGATGATGCTCTTCTATTCGTTGACCCCAGGACAAACTAGTTCCGTCAGCTTGCTTATGATCTGCTC AATGGTTGCAAGATATGCACCTCCCATTTCTTACAACTTTTTGAATCTCATTCACCTTGGTGGTAATGCTAAAACTACTTTTGAAAAG AGGATGGGAAATATTGATGatgttgttcctttcttcgggAGAACCTTCAACAAAATCTACCCACTCATTATGGTTGTTTATACTCTACTGGTTGCCGGTAATTTCTTTGAGCATCTGATGGAATTTTTTGGAAGCCTGAAAAGATTCAAGTGCTGGACTGATCAAGAAGATATGGATGGGTTGGATCCATCAGGAATGTTTATTCTGCAGAAAG AGAGAAATTCGATGGAACAGGGACGCAAGGTCAGTGAGCATGCAACTCCACTAGCAAGAAATTTCAGCAGTATAGGCAAAGACGTGGAATCGGGAAATGAACCATTG GGTGAAGCTGAAGCAACAGCGGAGATGAAGTCGGAAAGAACCACCCAAACGAAACGCAGTGGTAAAGTCGCCCACAAATATTCTTCAGTTAGAGAAGATCAGTTCAGCAGTCCGAAATCAGTGGAACAACTGCACAAGGAGCACTCATCGGCCTCCATCTCCATTAATCTTGAGGACGGGAGCTCTGAAGAGCCGGCTTCTGCGAGTATAGCACCAGATTCACCTGCTGGAACGGCCTCAAGATGGGCCTCAATCAGGACGAGCTTTCAGAACTTCAGAGCAAGCCTGGGCTCCAGGAAGTTCCTTCGTTTGAGCCCGTCCTCgagcctcgggacgaatgcGTCCGCTACGGAGTCGCTCGATGAGATCTTCCGGAAATTGAAACGGAGTTCGAGCAACGCGGACGCCGATCACCTCGATGACGATGGGTTGCCttga
- the LOC117851697 gene encoding uncharacterized protein isoform X2 → MGYEDSGDFTFKERLKTSIQKNMTYYATVGSTGLFGLILIIVMRHDWVRGILGFAMACSNTFGLVTGAFLLGFGLSEIPRNIWRNADWTLRLQFLSHKVAKMAKELDHAQQEYCSAIFVVQATSNQMSKRDPLRPCMDIIDNMLARMLQDDAAFKPSGGKLGENDMDYDTDNKTMATLRRQLRRAHEEYYRRKSDYMNCVMEALELEDTIRNYEQRDASGWKYLSSFRENRSGTLGSFLDSTEFFWRCLLRKQLVRVLSVILGCTSASILLAEATLLPSNVDLSLFSNLINAVGKHEVLVQVAAFVPLMYMCICTYYSLFRIGMMLFYSLTPGQTSSVSLLMICSMVARYAPPISYNFLNLIHLGGNAKTTFEKRMGNIDDVVPFFGRTFNKIYPLIMVVYTLLVAGNFFEHLMEFFGSLKRFKCWTDQEDMDGLDPSGMFILQKERNSMEQGRKVSEHATPLARNFSSIGKDVESGNEPLGEAEATAEMKSERTTQTKRSGKVAHKYSSVREDQFSSPKSVEQLHKEHSSASISINLEDGSSEEPASASIAPDSPAGTASRWASIRTSFQNFRASLGSRKFLRLSPSSSLGTNASATESLDEIFRKLKRSSSNADADHLDDDGLP, encoded by the exons ATG GGCTATGAAGATTCTGGAGATTTCACATTCAAAGAAAGGCTGAAAACTAGCATCCAAAAGAATATGACATATTATGCAACCGTGGGATCCACTGGCCTTTTCGGACTCATTTTGATCATTGTCATGCGTCATGATTG GGTTCGCGGTATCTTGGGCTTTGCCATGGCATGCTCAAATACCTTTGGCTTAGTGACTGGTGCCTTCCTGCTGGGTTTTGGCTTGAGTGAAATTCCAAGGAATATATGGAGAAATGCTGATTGGACTCTACGCCTACAGTTTTTATCTCACAAAGTTGCGAAGATGGCTAAAGAGCTTGATCATGCTCAACAAGAATATTGCAGTGCAATATTT GTTGTTCAAGCCACCTCGAACCAAATGTCCAAGCGCGATCCATTAAGACCTTGCATGGATATCATTGATAATATGCTGGCTCGAATG CTACAAGATGATGCAGCATTCAAGCCTTCTGGTGGGAAATTAGGGGAAAATGATATGGACTATGATACTGATAACAAAACAATGGCTACACTCCGGCGTCAACTTAGGAGAGCTCATGAGGAGTATTATAGGCGTAAAAG TgattatatgaattgtgtaaTGGAAGCCCTTGAGCTAGAAGACACTATTAGAAACTATGAGCAACGTGATGCCAGTGGATG GAAATATCTATCAAGTTTCAGGGAAAATCGATCAGGAACACTGGGGTCGTTCCTTGACTCCACAG AGTTTTTTTGGCGCTGTTTACTGAGAAAGCAACTTGTGAGAGTACTTTCTGTTATCCTTGGCTGCACCTCGGCTTCCATACTGTTGGCTGAGGCAACATTGCTGCCAAGTAATGTTGATCTGTCACTTTTCTCCAATCTTATAAATGCTGTAGGAAAGCACGAAGTTCTAGTCCAG GTTGCTGCATTTGTTCCCTTGATGTACATGTGCATTTGCACATACTATTCTCTGTTTAGGATTGGGATGATGCTCTTCTATTCGTTGACCCCAGGACAAACTAGTTCCGTCAGCTTGCTTATGATCTGCTC AATGGTTGCAAGATATGCACCTCCCATTTCTTACAACTTTTTGAATCTCATTCACCTTGGTGGTAATGCTAAAACTACTTTTGAAAAG AGGATGGGAAATATTGATGatgttgttcctttcttcgggAGAACCTTCAACAAAATCTACCCACTCATTATGGTTGTTTATACTCTACTGGTTGCCGGTAATTTCTTTGAGCATCTGATGGAATTTTTTGGAAGCCTGAAAAGATTCAAGTGCTGGACTGATCAAGAAGATATGGATGGGTTGGATCCATCAGGAATGTTTATTCTGCAGAAAG AGAGAAATTCGATGGAACAGGGACGCAAGGTCAGTGAGCATGCAACTCCACTAGCAAGAAATTTCAGCAGTATAGGCAAAGACGTGGAATCGGGAAATGAACCATTG GGTGAAGCTGAAGCAACAGCGGAGATGAAGTCGGAAAGAACCACCCAAACGAAACGCAGTGGTAAAGTCGCCCACAAATATTCTTCAGTTAGAGAAGATCAGTTCAGCAGTCCGAAATCAGTGGAACAACTGCACAAGGAGCACTCATCGGCCTCCATCTCCATTAATCTTGAGGACGGGAGCTCTGAAGAGCCGGCTTCTGCGAGTATAGCACCAGATTCACCTGCTGGAACGGCCTCAAGATGGGCCTCAATCAGGACGAGCTTTCAGAACTTCAGAGCAAGCCTGGGCTCCAGGAAGTTCCTTCGTTTGAGCCCGTCCTCgagcctcgggacgaatgcGTCCGCTACGGAGTCGCTCGATGAGATCTTCCGGAAATTGAAACGGAGTTCGAGCAACGCGGACGCCGATCACCTCGATGACGATGGGTTGCCttga
- the LOC117851698 gene encoding uncharacterized protein, with product MAAGAGRSREADPARCRRHPKHRHEAGVCPFCLRDRLSRLSAAAAGASASSSSGSSSPCSSWEETVALSSAQAPRPRRGNLGLLLRQEGREAAALAAGRRVEQEQHQEERTARRGSNFWARLQQQLHHGGWHRKDGCSEAAEKHGDAAATNKRAPWV from the coding sequence atggcggcgggcgccggcaggtcgagggaggcggacCCCGCGCGGTGCAGGAGGCACCCGAAGCACCGGCACGAGGCGGGCGTGTGCCCGTTCTGCCTCCGGGACCGCCTGTCGCGCCTctcggccgccgcagccggcgcgtccgcgtcgtcgtcgtcgggctcctcctccccgtgCTCGTCGTGGGAGGAGACCGTCGCGCTGTCGTCGGCGCAGGCGCCGCGGCCCCGCCGCGGGAACCTAGGCCTGCTGCTGCggcaggaggggagggaggctgCGGCGCTGGCCGCGGGACGCCGcgtggagcaggagcagcatcAGGAGGAGAGGACGGCCAGGAGGGGCAGCAACTTCTGGGCgcggctgcagcagcagctgcaccaCGGGGGCTGGCACAGGAAAGACGGGTGCTCGGAGGCCGCCGAGAAGCAtggcgacgccgccgcgacAAACAAGCGAGCGCCTTGGGTCTGA